A stretch of Mobula birostris isolate sMobBir1 chromosome 2, sMobBir1.hap1, whole genome shotgun sequence DNA encodes these proteins:
- the plagl2 gene encoding zinc finger protein PLAGL2 isoform X2 translates to MTPPCCLKIVNCSHIAEAALNSGCNRHMATHSPQKTHKCTYCEKMFHRKDHLKNHLQTHDPNKEAFKCEECGKNYNTKLGYKRHLALHAATNGDLTCKVCLQTFESTEVLLEHLKSHSGKSSSGVKEKKHQCDHCDRRFYTRKDVRRHMVVHTGRKDFLCQYCAQRFGRKDHLTRHMKKSHSQELLKIKTEPSDVMGLIHCSPPVTVKEELSPMMCMASKETVSKPFTSLPMSMYSSHIQAMTNSGSSHSLVASSLAMGMGCQMESPSSIHSAPPQPPSKYQIGSTSYATGLPEKPTKIEMESYLMDLHSSLPLSSHESQPAPTKVGLDSQTGPLDDISGEHLLSKGPAIITDSLCTANMDFSHLLSFLPLNHPTYNPPVSAGGLVMGYTQSEPQSLLTSLQPQLQDSQGSGNGLSLGPLHPLSPVFTTSLSTTTLPRFHQAFQ, encoded by the coding sequence GCACATGGCCACACATTCACCACAAAAAACACACAAGTGCACCTACTGTGAAAAAATGTTCCACCGGAAAGATCATCTGAAGAACCACCTTCAGACTCATGATCCAAATAAAGAAGCCTTCAAGTGTGAAGAATGTGGCAAAAACTACAACACCAAGCTGGGCTACAAGCGTCACCTAGCACTGCACGCTGCTACCAATGGTGACCTAACCTGTAAAGTATGCCTTCAGACATTTGAGAGCACAGAGGTTTTGCTTGAACACCTGAAATCCCATTCAGGCAAGTCGTCAAGTGGAGTCAAGGAAAAAAAGCACCAGTGTGACCACTGTGACCGACGGTTCTACACTCGGAAAGATGTTCGGAGACACATGGTAGTCCACACAGGCAGGAAGGACTTTCTTTGTCAGTATTGTGCTCAGAGGTTTGGGAGAAAGGACCACCTGACAAGACACATGAAGAAGAGTCATTCGCAGGAGTTGCTGAAAATTAAGACTGAGCCATCTGATGTAATGGGTCTGATTCACTGCAGTCCACCTGTAACAGTGAAGGAGGAACTTAGTCCAATGATGTGTATGGCTTCTAAGGAGACAGTAAGTAAGCCATTTACTAGTTTGCCAATGAGCATGTACAGTTCACACATTCAAGCCATGACAAATTCAGGATCATCACATAGCCTGGTTGCTAGTTCTCTAGCTATGGGAATGGGTTGCCAGATGGAATCACCGTCCTCAATTCATTCAGCACCTCCTCAACCCCCTTCTAAGTATCAGATTGGATCTACCTCATATGCCACTGGCTTGCCTGAGAAGCCAacaaaaattgaaatggaaagttaCTTAATGGACTTGCACAGCAGTTTGCCACTTTCATCCCATGAATCTCAGCCTGCACCAACTAAAGTAGGCTTAGATTCCCAAACTGGGCCTCTGGATGACATTTCTGGTGAACATTTACTCTCCAAAGGCCCTGCTATAATTACTGACTCCCTCTGTACAGCAAACATGGATTTTTCCCATTTGCTGAGCTTTTTACCACTGAACCACCCTACATACAATCCACCTGTTTCAGCAGGGGGGCTGGTAATGGGCTATACACAAAGTGAGCCTCAGTCTTTACTTACCTCTCTTCAGCCTCAACTGCAGGACTCCCAAGGATCTGGAAATGGCCTAAGCCTTGGGCCTCTTCATCCATTGTCTCCGGTCTTTACTACCAGTTTGAGCACAACAACATTGCCACGTTTCCACCAGGCATTCCAGTGA
- the plagl2 gene encoding zinc finger protein PLAGL2 isoform X3 yields the protein MHMWNKSCQRHMATHSPQKTHKCTYCEKMFHRKDHLKNHLQTHDPNKEAFKCEECGKNYNTKLGYKRHLALHAATNGDLTCKVCLQTFESTEVLLEHLKSHSGKSSSGVKEKKHQCDHCDRRFYTRKDVRRHMVVHTGRKDFLCQYCAQRFGRKDHLTRHMKKSHSQELLKIKTEPSDVMGLIHCSPPVTVKEELSPMMCMASKETVSKPFTSLPMSMYSSHIQAMTNSGSSHSLVASSLAMGMGCQMESPSSIHSAPPQPPSKYQIGSTSYATGLPEKPTKIEMESYLMDLHSSLPLSSHESQPAPTKVGLDSQTGPLDDISGEHLLSKGPAIITDSLCTANMDFSHLLSFLPLNHPTYNPPVSAGGLVMGYTQSEPQSLLTSLQPQLQDSQGSGNGLSLGPLHPLSPVFTTSLSTTTLPRFHQAFQ from the coding sequence GCACATGGCCACACATTCACCACAAAAAACACACAAGTGCACCTACTGTGAAAAAATGTTCCACCGGAAAGATCATCTGAAGAACCACCTTCAGACTCATGATCCAAATAAAGAAGCCTTCAAGTGTGAAGAATGTGGCAAAAACTACAACACCAAGCTGGGCTACAAGCGTCACCTAGCACTGCACGCTGCTACCAATGGTGACCTAACCTGTAAAGTATGCCTTCAGACATTTGAGAGCACAGAGGTTTTGCTTGAACACCTGAAATCCCATTCAGGCAAGTCGTCAAGTGGAGTCAAGGAAAAAAAGCACCAGTGTGACCACTGTGACCGACGGTTCTACACTCGGAAAGATGTTCGGAGACACATGGTAGTCCACACAGGCAGGAAGGACTTTCTTTGTCAGTATTGTGCTCAGAGGTTTGGGAGAAAGGACCACCTGACAAGACACATGAAGAAGAGTCATTCGCAGGAGTTGCTGAAAATTAAGACTGAGCCATCTGATGTAATGGGTCTGATTCACTGCAGTCCACCTGTAACAGTGAAGGAGGAACTTAGTCCAATGATGTGTATGGCTTCTAAGGAGACAGTAAGTAAGCCATTTACTAGTTTGCCAATGAGCATGTACAGTTCACACATTCAAGCCATGACAAATTCAGGATCATCACATAGCCTGGTTGCTAGTTCTCTAGCTATGGGAATGGGTTGCCAGATGGAATCACCGTCCTCAATTCATTCAGCACCTCCTCAACCCCCTTCTAAGTATCAGATTGGATCTACCTCATATGCCACTGGCTTGCCTGAGAAGCCAacaaaaattgaaatggaaagttaCTTAATGGACTTGCACAGCAGTTTGCCACTTTCATCCCATGAATCTCAGCCTGCACCAACTAAAGTAGGCTTAGATTCCCAAACTGGGCCTCTGGATGACATTTCTGGTGAACATTTACTCTCCAAAGGCCCTGCTATAATTACTGACTCCCTCTGTACAGCAAACATGGATTTTTCCCATTTGCTGAGCTTTTTACCACTGAACCACCCTACATACAATCCACCTGTTTCAGCAGGGGGGCTGGTAATGGGCTATACACAAAGTGAGCCTCAGTCTTTACTTACCTCTCTTCAGCCTCAACTGCAGGACTCCCAAGGATCTGGAAATGGCCTAAGCCTTGGGCCTCTTCATCCATTGTCTCCGGTCTTTACTACCAGTTTGAGCACAACAACATTGCCACGTTTCCACCAGGCATTCCAGTGA
- the plagl2 gene encoding zinc finger protein PLAGL2 isoform X4, with product MATHSPQKTHKCTYCEKMFHRKDHLKNHLQTHDPNKEAFKCEECGKNYNTKLGYKRHLALHAATNGDLTCKVCLQTFESTEVLLEHLKSHSGKSSSGVKEKKHQCDHCDRRFYTRKDVRRHMVVHTGRKDFLCQYCAQRFGRKDHLTRHMKKSHSQELLKIKTEPSDVMGLIHCSPPVTVKEELSPMMCMASKETVSKPFTSLPMSMYSSHIQAMTNSGSSHSLVASSLAMGMGCQMESPSSIHSAPPQPPSKYQIGSTSYATGLPEKPTKIEMESYLMDLHSSLPLSSHESQPAPTKVGLDSQTGPLDDISGEHLLSKGPAIITDSLCTANMDFSHLLSFLPLNHPTYNPPVSAGGLVMGYTQSEPQSLLTSLQPQLQDSQGSGNGLSLGPLHPLSPVFTTSLSTTTLPRFHQAFQ from the coding sequence ATGGCCACACATTCACCACAAAAAACACACAAGTGCACCTACTGTGAAAAAATGTTCCACCGGAAAGATCATCTGAAGAACCACCTTCAGACTCATGATCCAAATAAAGAAGCCTTCAAGTGTGAAGAATGTGGCAAAAACTACAACACCAAGCTGGGCTACAAGCGTCACCTAGCACTGCACGCTGCTACCAATGGTGACCTAACCTGTAAAGTATGCCTTCAGACATTTGAGAGCACAGAGGTTTTGCTTGAACACCTGAAATCCCATTCAGGCAAGTCGTCAAGTGGAGTCAAGGAAAAAAAGCACCAGTGTGACCACTGTGACCGACGGTTCTACACTCGGAAAGATGTTCGGAGACACATGGTAGTCCACACAGGCAGGAAGGACTTTCTTTGTCAGTATTGTGCTCAGAGGTTTGGGAGAAAGGACCACCTGACAAGACACATGAAGAAGAGTCATTCGCAGGAGTTGCTGAAAATTAAGACTGAGCCATCTGATGTAATGGGTCTGATTCACTGCAGTCCACCTGTAACAGTGAAGGAGGAACTTAGTCCAATGATGTGTATGGCTTCTAAGGAGACAGTAAGTAAGCCATTTACTAGTTTGCCAATGAGCATGTACAGTTCACACATTCAAGCCATGACAAATTCAGGATCATCACATAGCCTGGTTGCTAGTTCTCTAGCTATGGGAATGGGTTGCCAGATGGAATCACCGTCCTCAATTCATTCAGCACCTCCTCAACCCCCTTCTAAGTATCAGATTGGATCTACCTCATATGCCACTGGCTTGCCTGAGAAGCCAacaaaaattgaaatggaaagttaCTTAATGGACTTGCACAGCAGTTTGCCACTTTCATCCCATGAATCTCAGCCTGCACCAACTAAAGTAGGCTTAGATTCCCAAACTGGGCCTCTGGATGACATTTCTGGTGAACATTTACTCTCCAAAGGCCCTGCTATAATTACTGACTCCCTCTGTACAGCAAACATGGATTTTTCCCATTTGCTGAGCTTTTTACCACTGAACCACCCTACATACAATCCACCTGTTTCAGCAGGGGGGCTGGTAATGGGCTATACACAAAGTGAGCCTCAGTCTTTACTTACCTCTCTTCAGCCTCAACTGCAGGACTCCCAAGGATCTGGAAATGGCCTAAGCCTTGGGCCTCTTCATCCATTGTCTCCGGTCTTTACTACCAGTTTGAGCACAACAACATTGCCACGTTTCCACCAGGCATTCCAGTGA